One Papaver somniferum cultivar HN1 chromosome 10, ASM357369v1, whole genome shotgun sequence genomic window carries:
- the LOC113319313 gene encoding uncharacterized protein LOC113319313, with amino-acid sequence MWVIRRPKRNLFWRKRMMIFPKLLRFANSKKAELEKEILDIFKKLHVNIPLIDVIKQFPKYAKVLKKLCTKKKKLTSSEVMSVGENASAILQKKLPPKCKDPGSFTIPVEIGNKRIGKAMLDLRASVNIMSTSIYESLKLGPLKPTNIVLELADRTNVYPRGIIEDFLVQVNQLVFPADFCVLEMDDGSDASIPLLLGRPFMKTAKTVIDVDEGILIDTFLCLI; translated from the exons ATGTGGGTGATACGGAGGCCcaaaaggaacctgttttggaggaaaaGAATGATGAttttccccaaacttctgag GTTTGCTAACtctaagaaggcggaactagaaaaggagattttagacatcTTTAAGAAGCTTCATGTAAACATTCCACTCATTGATGTTATCAAGCAATTTCCCAAGTATGCGAAGGTTTTGAAGAAATTGTgtaccaaaaagaaaaagctaACCAGTAGTGAGGTTATGAGTGTGGGGGAAAACGCTTCGGCAATCTTGCAAAAGAAACTCCCACCCAAATGCAAGGATCCAGGTAGTTTCACTATACCCGTAGAGATTGGTAATAAAAGAATTGGAAAGGCTATGCTTGACTTAAGAGCATCCGTGAATATCATGTCGACATCTATTTATGAGTCTTTAAAGTTGGGTCCATTAAAACCAACTAATATTGTGCTTGAACTTGCGGATCGTACTAATGTCTACCCTAGGGGTAttattgaggattttcttgtgcAGGTGAACCAACTAGTTTTTCCAGCTGATTTTTGTGTTCTAGAAATGGATGATGGCTCGGATGCATCCATACCCCTGCTGCTTGGGAGACCTTTCATGAAGACGGCTAAAACCGTCATTGATGTGGACGAGGgaatactgatagacacatttttgtgtctaatttga